In the Ricinus communis isolate WT05 ecotype wild-type chromosome 3, ASM1957865v1, whole genome shotgun sequence genome, CTAAAGATGCTTGCTTTACCCGCATTCTAGATTATCTATATGCATCATTAATCCTgatgtatataaaaaattcatattggAATAGATTCAGGCCTGTAACTAAAGGACACCAGTGCCCTCAGCTGACATACTACTGAACTATCTGAGATCTTAAGGCAACTATCTAATGCAGACAGAACTAGTGGCAAAAAGATGATAATAAGTTAGCTTTACCTGAAGACATCCATGGCTTTTCCAGAAGAATTTTATAGTAAGAATTGTCGAAAACAGTTGGGTTTCCAAAGCCTTTACTCCCCAGAGTATGAGCTCCAGATAATGCAACCAGTTCTTGTGTTCTGCAAAggtaaattagttttcttcagaaaaaatatcatctgatatttaattatggtTACAATTCAAAAACTTactaatgaaaaaaaaaattatgtaaacAACGGATACAGAAAATATGTCATCAGCTTCtagaataaaatttcaataagaATGGATGAAGACTCACGATAAGCCTTTTCTTTGAAAGCATTGCTTCAAACTAGAAGCACCCAGAGACTCCTCAGGAAGTTTTCCTTCCGCATCAGGCTCCCTGTAAATAGTTACTTGTTAGTAATTGGTGCCAAGAAATTTATGCAGGTATTCTAAATTGTctgattttaagttttattccATGTTAAAATAGTAAGGGCAACAGTTAAATATCTCTTACATACCCTGAATCCAGCCTCCCCAGTAAAACTGGGATTGTTGGACCTCCACAAACCGAAACAGCTTCAGCTCCAGCCACAGCAATCATGTCCGCCCAGGATactaaaaaaggaaaactcCAATAGGATATCAAGAAGGCCCCACACTCTCTAACAAATGCTGAAACCTTTAACATTGCACCATATTTTAACCACCTGGTTGTATTGCATCCACTTCCTTCTTTGCTTTCTCAACAACCTAAACAACAATGCACCGACTTTGGAGTTAGCAGGTGGGAGATTGTATAAGATTTGACCAGTCTGAATTAGAGAACAAAATCACATAAGTAGAACAATAAGAAGGAGAGCACATGGTCGCAACACATGCATATACATCAGAGCAGGTTACATGTTTATGTTTATAAGAATAGAAGCCTGAGAGAGAGTCAGAGGTATACCTTCAAAGATTTCTTTAAACCTGCATTTTCAGGCCTATCAAGTTCAAAAACTATAGAACCATTCATCCCCCCTACAACAATAACAACAGTGCAGAGTAAGTTAAAAGCCTAAGAGAACAAAATTACTTCCAAGAGGGGACGTAAAGAAATGAGgaaatgagaagaaataaaaaaagaccAGATTCCAGTGCACAACGTTGATATACACTATGAACTTGAACTGAgcaaaattaactaaatatttaaattatctgGCACAGAGATTCACTAATCCTATACTAAAGTTGAGATCTCATTTTTATGGCACCAAATGCCAATTAATTCAACCATCTCAAGCTCGACTTGCTTCTCCCACATTATGTAGTTAGGTGGTTTATGTAAAAGAGCCATAGCCATGACTGAAGAtgctttatgaatatgagtacTATCATGAATCTCTCTCAACTACATCCTTATGGATACCCGAGACAATAAAAGCTTATATAAGAATTTGGTCATAACCTAAAGCTGACTTCTTTCACTTTATCACACAGGTTAATGCAAACATTTAATGGAACCATAAGATGTGAATCCTTAATACAACTGATAAAGATTATGTACACTATGATCactaaaatttcatatttccaAAATTAATACCTGAAGTCCCATTCATTTCAAAGGTTCCTGCATCATGAAAAACAAGACGAAGTACACCAGCAGCCTTGCCTTTGGACACTACCTTCCTTACTTCTCCCTTCATGAGATTATATATAGTAGTATCTGACCTTTAAGATcaggaaaggaaagaaaattatggGAGTAAATTAACAAGTATAGCAACTAAGAGGCACCACAAGAACAAGGACGCACAAAAATACACTACATCAGGCCCACAAGCATATAAGCTACATGTCAAAACTTGAGGAACGTCTTTGAAGATGAAGTTCCACTAGACATAAACCTTGAAAGcaatagaattatttaaagagGAATCTACTTCTAGATATTGAACTCTACTAAAGCCAAGTACTATaacttgaaataaaaatttacacataaaagaaaaagcaactCAAAGTCATAGTAACTATTTTGCTAACTTACTCAGCTGCCTTGGCACCAAAACCTTCAAAGCATTCATGCAAATGAAATAGAAACGGTAGTGTAGATATACTGATAAAGATTCTCCTTTTAGTATAAACCCAGTCAAGATCTTTTCCTGCAGACCCcaaaaaaagagaggaaaaaatcAAGTCCCAAAGAGATTCTTGTCTTATCATCTGCTTAGTTCTTTGAGTAATTAAACATACAGTAATAAAAACGGACCAAAAAGACCAAATTAGCCAAAAAGagaatctttctttctcatttgCTTGGCTTACTAAGTAATTAAACACTAAGATGATTACCAGAGTCCTCATTTCTTGAAAGGCTGCAAGCTTGGAGAGGTTTTGCTCGAGATTTGATCGTCGAGAAATAGGGATGCTGTGATTTAGAGGGAAACTTGAATTCAAGTGTCATGATCCATCTCGGGGCCGGACCGGCACTAAAACACAAGAGATGCATGTTTATACCGGTGCAAGCCTAAATATAGATATTGAACTGGATTCTCGCACCTCTCAACACTCCTCAACCAAACCTTTAAGGTTCATGGGGCAATTCAAAACCCAATTAGATCAATATTTACcgttttattaatcaatattaatattatttaatacataGTTACAATACACCTTGTGTATGGTACTGCAGAGTCTAAAATATTCATGAACTACAAAAATGCTTTAAACCAGTAGCAGCATCACACGAAGAAGGATTATAGCATTGCTTTTCACCATTTATCAAAACCTGTAAAAATAGTCGAGAGAAGTCAGAACTCACtcaaataatatgattatGTAAATGTGCGTGTGTGTCTCATACTTATTGTACACACACCATAATCAACTACTATAATACATTCTCAACGAAGGAGATAATGGAAAAAAACTAAGTATAGCTCTTAGCACccataaaagaaatagcaCTTTTATGAGTCATCTGGTACGGGTGACCACACAGGCCAACCCCACGCAGTCCAGGTGAGATGGCAGGAGGTCCCAAATAAATAACCACCCAGTCTGGAAGACTTTTAGAGAAAAACCCACCGGTCTGGGTGGGAAGAGATGGACCAAAGACTTGGCTCATCCGGCCCGAGTGGGTTATTACAAGGAACTCATCCATATGGATAAAAACCTAGAAAACATGTTTTGAAGGCGGAGTACCATCAATCTATCATCTCATGCTAACGGTTCAATAATTTAACATAAGCCACCTCAAACATAAATCATAATTCAATAAGACATACCACTAGCTAATGAAATTTCAAGAACATAACATGATTCACAATTCAGCAACAAGCGTACCAATGTCAAACAACCATTACAAGTCCAAGCATAATATCATcaattaatcatataatacCAACTACATATACTTAATCAAGCAACTTCTCACTCAAACTACCATTTCACATAATGATGTTCACATGCCATCTAGGCCAGATTTCTAAGGCCTTAACAAAATTACACCAACAATTCTAGAAGGCTCAATAAAATACCATATTTTCCAGATCACAAGGACTATAAGTCTAGATTAATTTCCATTTGGTCTTGTACCATTTGGATATGTGAGTAAAGAGAACTCTGCAAAACAATAAAGACAGGTCAATCTGCCAGGACAGATTGAGCATGAAAATGTATTACTCAATTTGACcatcaaaacaacaaaattaagCATTTCTCAAAACTAAATAGCATTAGAGGACGAACTAAAGTTTTTATAGGTTCAAACCGTGCCTCATTTGGAGTTGTAGAACTCTAAATAAGGCTAAACCAAGTGGACAGATGTGCAGTGGGCAGAAATCCGAAATTCAGGTCTTAGACTACAAAGTCACATCGCTGTAACACAACtagcataaaaaataactcacATCACACCCTCAAGTCAAGTTacacaattaaaattaaatataaattctattatCAAATCAACCTTTCTCATAAGAGCAGCATGTCAAGATAACCATGTAAACAATACACATGCTAAACTCAATCCAAGCACATTCTATCCTCAAGCATCATTCAATCATCCAAATCaaacaatcattactcaatcTGCCCAGAACCACAGCTAACTCTAACATgcaataggaaaaaaaaaaagaatttaattactaacCTTAGAAATGGAGATGAAATATCAAGCAAGTTAAGGTGACAAGTATAGTTTAGCTTTAATGCAATACACTTGAGCAAACCAGATTAAGTCTCTCAATCTTCAGTTAAGAAACCTTTAGAACTTGAAATGAACACCAAGACCATAAGCACACTTAAGCTTCCCATTCTTTACTAGTTTCATTCATGTAACTGAAATCCTCCATGTCAACCTCCATATATATAAGAAGCAAGCCTAAGCTTTAATCTTAGAAGAGTATAAAGTTAGATAGTGAAAAGGCTAAGAAATCCTATTTCATGCAAAGAAGGAAATGAAGATGTGTTAATGGGGAAGAAAATGGAGTTGTAGAGAGAAGTTAGGGAGGGAATGGTTGTAGGTTGAAGATAACCAAAGAtaggaaataataataatatttgttaaagaataagata is a window encoding:
- the LOC8259449 gene encoding putative L-ascorbate peroxidase 6 isoform X1; translation: MHLLCFSAGPAPRWIMTLEFKFPSKSQHPYFSTIKSRAKPLQACSLSRNEDSGKDLDWVYTKRRIFISISTLPFLFHLHECFEGFGAKAAESDTTIYNLMKGEVRKVVSKGKAAGVLRLVFHDAGTFEMNGTSGGMNGSIVFELDRPENAGLKKSLKVVEKAKKEVDAIQPVSWADMIAVAGAEAVSVCGGPTIPVLLGRLDSGEPDAEGKLPEESLGASSLKQCFQRKGLSTQELVALSGAHTLGSKGFGNPTVFDNSYYKILLEKPWMSSAAGMSSMIGLPSDRALVEDDECLRLFIYQNPPINHFAKHSDIFYTGVIQKKFHTSTTIQ
- the LOC8259449 gene encoding putative L-ascorbate peroxidase 6 isoform X5 produces the protein MHLLCFSAGPAPRWIMTLEFKFPSKSQHPYFSTIKSRAKPLQACSLSRNEDSGKDLDWVYTKRRIFISISTLPFLFHLHECFEGFGAKAAESDTTIYNLMKGEVRKVVSKGKAAGVLRLVFHDAGTFEMNGTSGGMNGSIVFELDRPENAGLKKSLKVVEKAKKEVDAIQPVSWADMIAVAGAEAVSVCGGPTIPVLLGRLDSGEPDAEGKLPEESLGASSLKQCFQRKGLSTQELVALSGAHTLGSKGFGNPTVFDNSYYKILLEKPWMSSDGSKSMLMIRIHSLKISRVHTSNL
- the LOC8259449 gene encoding putative L-ascorbate peroxidase 6 isoform X4 produces the protein MHLLCFSAGPAPRWIMTLEFKFPSKSQHPYFSTIKSRAKPLQACSLSRNEDSGKDLDWVYTKRRIFISISTLPFLFHLHECFEGFGAKAAESDTTIYNLMKGEVRKVVSKGKAAGVLRLVFHDAGTFEMNGTSGGMNGSIVFELDRPENAGLKKSLKVVEKAKKEVDAIQPVSWADMIAVAGAEAVSVCGGPTIPVLLGRLDSGEPDAEGKLPEESLGASSLKQCFQRKGLSTQELVALSGAHTLGSKGFGNPTVFDNSYYKILLEKPWMSSAGMSSMIGLPSDRALVEDDECLRWIKKYADDQNTFFKDFKSAYIKLVNSGARWKSM
- the LOC8259449 gene encoding putative L-ascorbate peroxidase 6 isoform X3 produces the protein MHLLCFSAGPAPRWIMTLEFKFPSKSQHPYFSTIKSRAKPLQACSLSRNEDSGKDLDWVYTKRRIFISISTLPFLFHLHECFEGFGAKAAESDTTIYNLMKGEVRKVVSKGKAAGVLRLVFHDAGTFEMNGTSGGMNGSIVFELDRPENAGLKKSLKVVEKAKKEVDAIQPVSWADMIAVAGAEAVSVCGGPTIPVLLGRLDSGEPDAEGKLPEESLGASSLKQCFQRKGLSTQELVALSGAHTLGSKGFGNPTVFDNSYYKILLEKPWMSSAAGMSSMIGLPSDRALVEDDECLRWIKKYADDQNTFFKDFKSAYIKLVNSGARWKSM
- the LOC8259449 gene encoding putative L-ascorbate peroxidase 6 isoform X2, coding for MHLLCFSAGPAPRWIMTLEFKFPSKSQHPYFSTIKSRAKPLQACSLSRNEDSGKDLDWVYTKRRIFISISTLPFLFHLHECFEGFGAKAAESDTTIYNLMKGEVRKVVSKGKAAGVLRLVFHDAGTFEMNGTSGGMNGSIVFELDRPENAGLKKSLKVVEKAKKEVDAIQPVSWADMIAVAGAEAVSVCGGPTIPVLLGRLDSGEPDAEGKLPEESLGASSLKQCFQRKGLSTQELVALSGAHTLGSKGFGNPTVFDNSYYKILLEKPWMSSAGMSSMIGLPSDRALVEDDECLRLFIYQNPPINHFAKHSDIFYTGVIQKKFHTSTTIQ